One Nicotiana sylvestris chromosome 12, ASM39365v2, whole genome shotgun sequence genomic window carries:
- the LOC104211874 gene encoding early nodulin-like protein 15 codes for MAGFSRNVLSSSSVVAVLFFFLLSFTEARDHLVGGKTDSWKIPSSESDSLNRWAEKSRFLIGDSLVWKYDAKKDSVIEVSKRDYVTCNTSSPIAVHNDGNTKIELTHSGAYYFISGEKGHCEQGQKLIVVTLSENNMRRFMGAPAPSPTEFDGPAMAPTSNAATLKAGLLMAFGVLMVFLF; via the exons ATGGCTGGTTTTTCAAGAAAtgtactttcttcttcttcagtagtagctgttcttttcttcttcctcttgaGCTTCACAGAAGCAAGAGACCATTTGGTTGGTGGTAAAACAGATTCTTGGAAAATCCCATCCTCTGAATCAGATTCCCTCAATCGCTGGGCTGAAAAATCTCGCTTCCTCATTGGAGATTCTCTTG TGTGGAAGTATGATGCAAAAAAAGACTCAGTTATAGAAGTGAGCAAGAGAGATTATGTAACATGCAACACTTCAAGTCCAATAGCAGTACACAATGATGGGAACACAAAGATAGAGCTAACACATTCAGGAGCTTACTATTTTATTAGTGGAGAAAAAGGGCATTGTGAGCAAGGCCAAAAATTGATAGTGGTGACCTTATCTGAGAATAACATGAGAAGATTCATGGGTGCACCTGCACCTTCTCCGACAGAATTTGATGGTCCAGCCATGGCTCCTACTAGCAATGCTGCTACATTGAAGGCTGGTTTACTTATGGCTTTTGGGGTTTTAATGGTGTTTTTGTTTTGA
- the LOC138882780 gene encoding uncharacterized protein, whose translation MPEHMLHNVAGVREQVNELEELRLVAYENARIFKEKTKIWHDNLIRQKSFQVGDQVLLYNSRLKLFPGKLKSRWTGPYNVTNVTLYGTIEIQQNNGGDKFKVNGHRLKMYFGGYFEENPSVTLID comes from the exons ATGCCGGAGCATATGTTGCACAATGTGGCAGGTGTTAGAGAACAG GTTAATGAGTTGGAAGAACTGAGATTAGTAGCTTATGAAAATGcaagaattttcaaagaaaaaacaaaaatctgGCATGACAATTTGATCCGACAGAAAAGTTTTCAAGTGGGAGATCAGGTACTTCTTTACAATAGTCGACTCAAGCTATTCCCAGGAAAGTTGAAATCCAGGTGGACAGGTCCTTACAATGTTACAAATGTAACTCTATATGGTACAATTGAAATTCAACAAAATAATGGCGGAGACAAGTTTAAGGTAAATGGACACAGGCTAAAAATGTACTTTGGAGGATATTTTGAGGAAAATCCATCGGTCACTTTGATAGATTGA